In Microbacterium lushaniae, the following are encoded in one genomic region:
- a CDS encoding sugar-transfer associated ATP-grasp domain-containing protein, with protein MPGRGFALAPRVRYLIGRARRIDVGSVFERAREASQQHGKWMPAVVVDMLWQAGFRNVGFQDYIDYDFAILTPAERATYMTHPVSNQISQKYDHPDYRHLFQDKIAFDRVFSEHLHREWMVVEDDNADAVRAFTERHGTIVTKEPVGQAGTGVHRYHAAEVEDWSAFHAGLRERGELLLEQVIQQHPDLAAVCPGTVNTTRVTAFFDGTTTHILAMAQKFGRGAVSDQMTFGGFYTMLDDDGHAVGAGYDSHGHVHEHHPDSGFRIADFQLPMMDEVRAFVDRVARVVPQVQYVGWDIVVTPEGPVLVEGNWGAGVYENKPSVTGIRTGHKPRYRAAIGF; from the coding sequence ATGCCTGGAAGAGGCTTCGCCCTCGCGCCCCGAGTCCGCTACCTGATCGGCCGCGCGCGCCGCATCGACGTCGGGTCGGTGTTCGAGCGGGCCCGCGAGGCCTCGCAGCAGCACGGGAAGTGGATGCCCGCGGTGGTGGTCGACATGCTGTGGCAGGCCGGATTCCGCAACGTGGGATTCCAGGACTACATCGACTACGACTTCGCGATCCTCACCCCTGCCGAGCGTGCGACGTACATGACGCATCCGGTGTCGAACCAGATCTCGCAGAAGTACGATCACCCCGACTACCGGCATCTGTTCCAGGACAAGATCGCCTTCGACCGCGTCTTCAGCGAGCACCTGCACCGCGAGTGGATGGTGGTCGAGGACGACAACGCCGACGCCGTGCGGGCGTTCACCGAACGCCACGGCACGATCGTGACGAAGGAGCCCGTCGGCCAGGCCGGTACCGGCGTGCACCGCTACCACGCCGCCGAGGTCGAGGACTGGAGCGCGTTCCACGCCGGACTTCGGGAGCGCGGAGAGTTGCTCCTCGAACAGGTCATTCAGCAGCATCCCGATCTCGCCGCGGTGTGCCCGGGCACGGTCAACACCACGCGCGTGACGGCGTTCTTCGACGGTACGACGACGCACATCCTGGCGATGGCGCAGAAGTTCGGACGCGGCGCGGTGAGCGACCAGATGACCTTCGGCGGCTTCTACACGATGCTCGACGACGACGGGCATGCCGTCGGCGCCGGCTACGACTCGCACGGTCACGTGCACGAGCATCACCCCGACTCCGGCTTCCGCATCGCGGATTTCCAGCTGCCGATGATGGATGAGGTGCGGGCGTTCGTGGACCGTGTCGCCCGCGTCGTGCCGCAGGTGCAGTACGTCGGCTGGGACATCGTCGTGACCCCCGAGGGTCCGGTGCTCGTGGAGGGCAACTGGGGCGCCGGCGTGTACGAGAACAAGCCGAGCGTCACGGGCATCCGCACCGGCCACAAGCCGCGCTACCGCGCCGCCATCGGCTTCTGA
- a CDS encoding coenzyme F420-0:L-glutamate ligase, giving the protein MTGEANAGKALTVTVEGASFARIPIRTRVVMPGDELDPFIREYAADVVQPGDIFFVTEKIVAITQGRSYLVEQIHPRRLALFLSRFVVRTPYGIGLGMPETMEMALRECGVPRILFAAAVSAVTKAFGRKGDFYRIAGDKARAIDGPTSGTIPPYNKAVVLGPERPRQVAAHLKSLLGGTAEVAVVDINDLGGNILGSTLDKAGERRLLAILKDNPLGQGHESTPLGVVRPA; this is encoded by the coding sequence GTGACCGGTGAAGCCAACGCCGGCAAGGCGTTGACGGTCACCGTCGAGGGAGCCTCGTTCGCCCGCATCCCGATCCGTACGCGAGTCGTGATGCCGGGCGACGAGCTCGACCCGTTCATCCGCGAGTACGCTGCGGACGTCGTCCAGCCGGGCGACATCTTCTTCGTCACGGAGAAGATCGTCGCGATCACGCAGGGCCGGTCGTACCTCGTCGAGCAGATCCACCCGCGGCGTCTCGCGCTGTTCCTGTCCCGCTTCGTGGTGCGCACGCCCTACGGCATCGGCCTGGGCATGCCCGAGACGATGGAGATGGCGCTGCGGGAGTGCGGGGTGCCCCGCATCCTCTTCGCTGCCGCGGTCTCGGCCGTCACGAAGGCGTTCGGTCGCAAGGGCGACTTCTATCGCATCGCAGGGGACAAGGCCCGGGCGATCGACGGGCCCACCAGCGGCACGATCCCGCCGTACAACAAGGCGGTCGTACTGGGCCCCGAGCGTCCGCGCCAGGTCGCCGCTCACCTGAAGTCGCTGTTGGGCGGCACGGCCGAGGTGGCCGTCGTCGACATCAACGACCTGGGCGGGAACATCCTCGGCTCGACGCTCGACAAGGCCGGTGAGCGCCGCCTGCTCGCGATCCTAAAGGACAACCCCCTCGGCCAGGGCCACGAGTCGACGCCTCTCGGCGTCGTCCGCCCCGCCTGA
- a CDS encoding RNA polymerase sigma factor: MAGTNTKTRSHSGEDTELDAVDETAAASSKKTAAKKAPAKSKAAPAKAKGKAKTKADDDEEIDDVELDADLEDGDEATGDDSAEEAAPAAAKATPDASEEEDEEETTKPAFTEPLPTGAIVISSTDEDDVPVYSAQITGATADPVKDYLKQIGKVPLLNAAEEVELAMRIEAGLFAEEKLSHMSAAEKTSQLGLDLQWVARDGQRAKSHLLGANLRLVVSLAKRYTGRGMQFLDLIQEGNLGLIRAVEKFDYTKGFKFSTYATWWIRQAITRAMADQARTIRIPVHMVEVINKLARVQRQMLQDLGREPTPEELSRELDMTPEKVVEVQKYGREPISLHTPLGEDGDSEFGDLIEDTEAVVPADAVGFTMLQRQLESLLDSLSEREAGVIRMRFGLGDGQPKTLDQIGDTFGVTRERIRQIESKTMAKLRHPSRSQSLRDYLE, encoded by the coding sequence GTGGCAGGCACGAACACCAAGACCCGCTCCCACAGCGGCGAGGACACCGAACTCGACGCGGTCGACGAGACCGCTGCTGCGTCGTCGAAGAAGACGGCAGCGAAGAAGGCGCCCGCGAAGTCGAAGGCGGCCCCCGCCAAGGCGAAGGGCAAGGCCAAGACGAAGGCCGACGACGACGAGGAGATCGACGACGTCGAACTCGACGCGGATCTCGAGGACGGCGACGAGGCGACCGGCGACGACAGCGCCGAGGAGGCGGCTCCCGCCGCCGCCAAGGCCACCCCCGATGCCTCCGAGGAGGAGGACGAGGAGGAGACCACCAAGCCGGCCTTCACCGAACCGCTCCCCACGGGTGCGATCGTCATCTCCTCCACCGACGAGGACGACGTCCCCGTCTACTCGGCGCAGATCACCGGCGCCACCGCCGACCCGGTCAAGGACTACCTCAAGCAGATCGGCAAGGTGCCGCTGCTGAACGCGGCCGAAGAGGTCGAGCTCGCGATGCGTATCGAGGCGGGGCTGTTCGCCGAAGAGAAGCTGTCGCACATGTCGGCGGCGGAGAAGACCAGCCAGCTCGGGCTCGACCTGCAGTGGGTCGCCCGCGACGGCCAGCGCGCCAAGTCGCACCTGCTGGGCGCGAACCTGCGCCTCGTGGTCTCCCTGGCCAAGCGCTACACCGGTCGCGGCATGCAGTTCCTGGACCTCATCCAGGAGGGCAACCTCGGCCTCATCCGCGCCGTGGAGAAGTTCGACTACACCAAGGGCTTCAAGTTCTCGACCTACGCGACGTGGTGGATCCGTCAGGCCATCACGCGCGCCATGGCCGACCAGGCCCGCACCATCCGCATCCCGGTGCACATGGTCGAAGTCATCAACAAGCTCGCCCGCGTCCAGCGGCAGATGCTGCAGGACCTGGGTCGCGAGCCCACGCCCGAGGAGCTCAGCCGCGAGCTGGACATGACGCCCGAGAAGGTCGTCGAGGTGCAGAAGTACGGCCGCGAGCCGATCTCGCTGCACACCCCGCTCGGCGAGGACGGCGACAGCGAGTTCGGTGACCTCATCGAAGACACCGAGGCGGTCGTCCCCGCGGATGCCGTGGGCTTCACGATGCTGCAGCGTCAGCTGGAGTCGCTGCTCGACTCCCTGTCCGAGCGTGAGGCGGGCGTGATCCGCATGCGCTTCGGCCTCGGCGACGGCCAGCCCAAGACACTCGACCAGATCGGCGACACGTTCGGCGTCACGCGCGAGCGGATTCGTCAGATCGAGTCGAAGACGATGGCGAAGCTGCGTCACCCCAGCCGTTCGCAGTCGCTGCGGGATTACCTCGAGTGA
- a CDS encoding proteasome assembly chaperone family protein: MPHPAPLFERAVSAPPVPSGLPLVIALTGFTDAGSAVSRLIEYFRDDLEPAPVFVFSNDALLDYRARRPVVSFEEDHLTGYRPPRLELSLAHDALGQPFVLLAGYEPDFAWDAFADAVIELSAGLQVSSVTWVHAIPMPVPHTRPIGSTVSGTRGDLVEAHSVWRPHTRVPATVGHLLEYRFSEAGAKVAGFVLLIPHYLGDTEYPAAALAGMDSITVATGLVFDGDGVREENREYLEKVDEQVSGSDELTRMLEGLEERYDSYMAGSTHATPIIHTGDLPSADELAAELERFLATRPSGDDDKRGGPALG; the protein is encoded by the coding sequence ATGCCCCATCCCGCGCCGTTGTTCGAACGCGCCGTCTCGGCCCCGCCGGTGCCGTCCGGGCTTCCGCTGGTGATCGCGCTGACCGGTTTCACCGACGCCGGTTCAGCCGTGTCGCGTCTCATCGAGTACTTCCGTGACGACCTCGAGCCGGCCCCTGTCTTCGTCTTCTCCAACGACGCGCTCCTGGATTACCGTGCGCGTCGTCCTGTCGTGTCCTTCGAAGAAGACCACCTGACCGGATACCGTCCGCCCCGGCTCGAGCTGTCGCTCGCCCACGATGCGCTCGGTCAGCCGTTCGTCCTGCTCGCCGGGTACGAGCCCGACTTCGCGTGGGACGCGTTCGCCGACGCGGTCATCGAGCTCAGCGCCGGGCTGCAGGTGTCGTCGGTGACGTGGGTGCACGCCATCCCGATGCCCGTACCGCACACCCGTCCGATCGGCTCGACCGTGAGCGGGACCCGCGGCGATCTGGTCGAGGCGCATTCGGTGTGGCGCCCGCACACGCGGGTGCCGGCAACGGTGGGGCACCTCCTGGAGTACCGGTTCTCTGAAGCCGGCGCCAAGGTCGCCGGCTTCGTGCTGCTCATCCCGCACTACCTCGGCGACACCGAGTATCCCGCCGCGGCGTTGGCGGGCATGGACAGCATCACGGTGGCGACCGGGCTCGTCTTCGACGGCGACGGTGTCCGTGAGGAGAACCGGGAGTATCTGGAGAAGGTCGACGAGCAGGTGTCGGGCAGTGACGAGCTGACGCGGATGCTCGAGGGCCTCGAGGAGCGATACGACTCCTATATGGCCGGCTCCACGCACGCCACGCCCATCATCCACACGGGCGACCTGCCCAGCGCCGACGAGCTGGCCGCGGAGCTGGAGCGGTTCCTCGCCACCCGGCCCAGCGGTGACGACGACAAGCGCGGCGGCCCAGCCCTGGGCTGA
- a CDS encoding leucyl aminopeptidase codes for MPFPSVSHSSAPLDEIPADAILLVLPTLQDDTRIPQWPGLTEAAAAVGFTGAAGSFQRVSLPGRTTPVAVVGAGPAPTPAALRAAAGVGIRQLTGFARVALAAPATADASWRALAEGAALGGYRFSGYKSEAPPSRATEVIVSTSAAPDPADVDAVAAIADAVALVKDLVTTPAEWLGPADLAERASESVAELPVTVTVFDEEALRDGGYGGILAVGQGSDRPPRLVRLEYSPAGAKRSVALVGKGITFDTGGLSLKPAASMVGMKYDMCGAATVLAVVRAAAALRLPVRVTAWMCIADNMPSGRATRPGDVVRTLDGTTVEVLNTDAEGRVVLADGLAAASRERPDLLIDVATLTGAITVALGNRHTGVMGEDEAVARYLGAAARVDELAWQLPLPDHMVDELDSPIADLQNAKIGDPAGGSLFAGLFLRHFVGRTSDADDAPRIPWVHLDIAGVGMNKGAPYGFTDKGVTGATVRSLIELLATEAAS; via the coding sequence ATGCCGTTCCCCTCCGTGTCGCACAGCAGCGCCCCCCTCGATGAGATCCCTGCCGACGCCATCCTCCTCGTCCTCCCGACCCTGCAGGACGACACCCGGATCCCCCAGTGGCCGGGCCTGACGGAGGCGGCCGCCGCCGTCGGCTTCACCGGTGCGGCAGGGTCGTTCCAGCGGGTGTCGCTTCCCGGGCGCACGACCCCGGTCGCGGTCGTGGGCGCAGGACCCGCCCCCACTCCGGCGGCCCTGCGTGCGGCGGCGGGTGTCGGCATCCGCCAGCTGACCGGCTTCGCGCGTGTCGCCCTGGCCGCGCCAGCGACGGCGGATGCGTCGTGGCGAGCGCTGGCCGAAGGCGCCGCTCTCGGCGGATACCGCTTCAGCGGCTACAAGTCGGAGGCGCCGCCCTCCCGCGCGACGGAGGTCATCGTGTCGACCTCGGCGGCGCCTGACCCTGCCGATGTCGACGCCGTCGCAGCCATCGCCGACGCTGTCGCCCTCGTGAAGGACCTCGTCACCACCCCGGCCGAGTGGCTCGGCCCCGCCGACCTGGCCGAGCGCGCCAGCGAGTCGGTCGCCGAGCTGCCGGTCACGGTGACGGTGTTCGACGAGGAGGCGCTCCGCGACGGCGGGTACGGCGGTATCCTCGCGGTCGGTCAAGGATCGGATCGACCGCCGCGGTTGGTGCGACTGGAATACTCCCCCGCGGGGGCCAAGCGCTCGGTGGCGCTCGTGGGCAAGGGCATCACGTTCGACACGGGCGGCCTGTCGCTCAAGCCTGCCGCGTCGATGGTGGGCATGAAGTACGACATGTGCGGCGCGGCCACCGTGCTCGCCGTCGTGCGCGCGGCGGCGGCACTGCGCCTGCCCGTACGGGTCACCGCGTGGATGTGCATCGCCGACAACATGCCCTCGGGCCGGGCCACCCGTCCCGGCGACGTCGTGCGCACTCTGGACGGGACCACCGTGGAGGTGCTGAACACCGACGCCGAGGGCCGTGTGGTGCTCGCCGACGGGCTGGCCGCCGCCAGCCGGGAGCGGCCCGACCTGCTGATCGACGTCGCGACCCTCACCGGCGCGATCACCGTCGCCCTGGGCAACCGTCACACCGGCGTCATGGGTGAGGACGAGGCCGTCGCCCGCTACCTCGGCGCCGCCGCCCGAGTCGACGAGCTCGCATGGCAGCTCCCCCTGCCCGACCACATGGTCGACGAACTCGACTCCCCCATCGCCGACCTGCAGAACGCCAAGATCGGCGACCCCGCCGGCGGATCGCTGTTCGCCGGTCTGTTCCTGCGCCACTTCGTGGGCCGCACCTCCGACGCCGACGACGCGCCGCGCATCCCCTGGGTGCACCTGGACATCGCCGGTGTCGGCATGAACAAGGGCGCCCCCTACGGATTCACCGACAAGGGCGTCACCGGCGCAACGGTGCGATCGCTCATCGAGCTTCTGGCCACCGAGGCGGCGTCGTGA
- the lpdA gene encoding dihydrolipoyl dehydrogenase produces the protein MTEHTADLVVLGGGSGGYAAALRAAELGAKVVVIEKDKVGGTCLHRGCIPTKALLHSAEVADTARAAASVGVRVSLEGIDAPAVRAYREGIVAKKHRGLQGLLSARGITVVAGEGRLEAGPAIRVGDDLYRGTDVVIATGSYSRTLPGLEIGGRVLTSEQALELDEIPSRVAVLGGGVIGAEFASMWRSFGAEVTIIEALDHLVPAEDETASKGLERAYRKRGIDLRLSTRFSSVAQTADAVTVELADGTSVQADYLLVAVGRGPATAGLGLEEAGVVLDRGFIRTDERLRTDVPHVWAVGDVVVGLQLAHRGFQQGMFVAEEIAGRSPVRIPEHHIPRVTYSHPEVASVGWTHAQAAEQHGADALEVTEYNLAGNARSEILGTAGVAKVIRLKGGPVVGVHLVGDRVGELITEAQLVVGWEAHPEDVAPYVHAHPTQSEALGEAFLALAGSPLHSL, from the coding sequence GTGACCGAGCACACCGCCGATCTCGTCGTCCTCGGCGGCGGCAGCGGCGGGTACGCCGCCGCACTGCGCGCGGCCGAACTCGGCGCGAAGGTCGTCGTGATCGAGAAGGACAAGGTCGGCGGCACGTGCCTGCATCGCGGCTGCATCCCCACCAAGGCGCTGCTGCACTCCGCCGAAGTGGCCGATACCGCCCGGGCCGCCGCATCCGTCGGAGTGCGGGTGAGCCTGGAGGGCATCGACGCGCCGGCCGTCCGGGCGTACCGCGAGGGCATCGTCGCGAAGAAGCACCGTGGCTTGCAGGGGCTGCTGTCCGCCCGCGGGATCACCGTCGTCGCCGGTGAAGGCCGGCTCGAAGCGGGACCGGCCATCCGGGTGGGCGACGACCTCTACCGCGGGACGGATGTGGTCATCGCGACGGGCTCGTACAGCCGGACGCTGCCCGGCCTGGAGATCGGCGGACGCGTCCTCACCAGTGAACAGGCGCTCGAACTCGACGAGATCCCGAGCCGCGTGGCCGTGCTCGGCGGCGGCGTGATCGGCGCCGAGTTCGCCAGCATGTGGCGATCGTTCGGCGCCGAGGTGACGATCATCGAGGCACTCGACCACCTCGTGCCCGCCGAGGACGAGACCGCCAGCAAGGGTCTCGAGCGGGCCTACCGCAAGCGCGGGATCGATCTGCGGCTGAGCACGCGGTTCTCCTCGGTCGCGCAGACCGCCGATGCCGTGACCGTGGAACTGGCGGACGGCACCAGCGTGCAGGCGGACTACCTGCTGGTGGCCGTCGGCCGCGGCCCCGCCACCGCCGGTCTCGGCCTGGAAGAGGCCGGCGTCGTGCTCGACCGCGGGTTCATCCGCACCGACGAGCGCCTGCGCACGGATGTGCCGCACGTGTGGGCGGTGGGCGATGTCGTCGTGGGCCTGCAGCTCGCCCACCGCGGATTCCAGCAGGGGATGTTCGTCGCCGAGGAGATCGCCGGCCGCTCCCCCGTCCGCATCCCCGAGCACCACATCCCGCGCGTGACCTACTCGCACCCGGAGGTCGCCTCGGTCGGCTGGACGCACGCCCAGGCGGCCGAGCAGCACGGCGCCGACGCGCTGGAGGTGACCGAGTACAACCTCGCCGGCAACGCCCGCAGCGAGATCCTCGGCACCGCCGGTGTGGCGAAGGTGATCCGCCTCAAGGGGGGCCCCGTCGTGGGCGTTCACCTCGTCGGCGATCGCGTCGGCGAACTCATCACCGAGGCGCAGCTCGTCGTGGGGTGGGAGGCCCACCCCGAAGACGTCGCCCCCTACGTCCACGCCCACCCCACCCAGAGCGAAGCGCTGGGCGAAGCGTTCCTCGCATTGGCGGGTTCTCCGCTGCACTCGCTCTGA
- the sucB gene encoding 2-oxoglutarate dehydrogenase, E2 component, dihydrolipoamide succinyltransferase — protein sequence MSTSVVLPALGESVTEGTVTRWLKKVGDTIQEDEGLLEISTDKVDTEIPSPVSGVLEEILVQEDETVEVGAVLAKIGDGSGSSSDDAPAAEAPAPAEEAPAAAEAAPAEAPAEAAPAEQPAPAASSEAASSDSAPAEQPASDGGESREVVLPELGESVTEGTVTRWLKQVGDDVAVDEPLLEISTDKVDTEIPSPVAGVLQEVLVKEDETVAVGAALARIGSGAAPAAAAESAPEAPSTEKPVDADQPAAQPEPAAAEPAKQSEPEKPAEAAQPAPAQPAPETGASTPAPQPPSTSSESLAASADEITYVTPLVRRLAQQQGVDLTKVTGTGVGGRIRKEDVLKAAEAAAKAPAEQAPAAASAPAPAPLEVSPLRGTTQPMSRLRKVLAERAVASMQATAQLTTVVEVDVTKVASYRDRVKAEFQEKTGDKLSFLPFFVLAAAEALQAYPVINSTVDGESIVYPPTENISIAVDTERGLLTPVVRDVAGKNLAQIAHEIADLAARTRNNKLKPDELAGGTFTVTNTGSRGALFDTPLVFLPQSAILGTGTVVKRPGVVSVDGKDAISVRSYVYLALSYDHRVVDGADAARFLSAVKNRLEAAQFEGNLGI from the coding sequence ATGAGCACTTCCGTCGTCCTCCCCGCGCTCGGAGAGAGCGTCACCGAGGGAACGGTCACCCGCTGGCTCAAGAAGGTCGGTGACACGATCCAGGAGGACGAGGGCCTGCTGGAGATCTCGACTGACAAGGTCGATACCGAGATCCCGTCCCCCGTGAGCGGGGTGCTCGAGGAGATCCTCGTCCAGGAGGACGAGACCGTCGAAGTCGGCGCCGTCCTGGCCAAGATCGGCGACGGGTCCGGTTCCTCCAGCGATGACGCCCCCGCCGCCGAAGCCCCCGCGCCCGCCGAGGAGGCGCCTGCCGCCGCCGAGGCCGCGCCCGCCGAGGCTCCTGCTGAGGCCGCACCGGCCGAGCAGCCCGCGCCCGCCGCATCGTCCGAAGCGGCGTCGTCGGATTCGGCGCCTGCCGAGCAGCCGGCCTCCGATGGTGGCGAGAGCCGCGAAGTCGTGCTGCCCGAACTGGGCGAAAGCGTCACGGAGGGCACCGTCACCCGCTGGCTCAAGCAGGTCGGTGACGATGTCGCCGTCGACGAACCCCTCTTGGAGATCTCCACCGACAAGGTCGACACCGAGATCCCCTCGCCGGTTGCCGGCGTGCTTCAGGAGGTCCTGGTCAAGGAGGACGAGACGGTGGCCGTCGGCGCAGCGCTCGCCCGCATCGGCAGCGGCGCCGCCCCCGCTGCGGCCGCGGAGTCCGCCCCAGAGGCGCCCTCGACCGAGAAGCCCGTCGACGCCGACCAGCCCGCCGCGCAGCCCGAGCCCGCAGCGGCCGAGCCTGCGAAGCAGAGCGAGCCGGAGAAGCCCGCCGAAGCTGCACAGCCTGCTCCGGCACAGCCCGCACCGGAGACGGGCGCATCGACCCCTGCTCCTCAGCCCCCCTCGACCTCCTCGGAGTCGCTGGCGGCATCGGCCGACGAAATCACCTACGTCACGCCGCTGGTGCGTCGTCTGGCCCAGCAGCAGGGAGTCGACCTGACGAAGGTCACCGGCACGGGCGTCGGCGGCCGCATCCGCAAGGAAGACGTGCTGAAGGCCGCCGAGGCAGCCGCGAAGGCCCCCGCCGAGCAGGCACCTGCTGCCGCGTCCGCTCCTGCGCCTGCGCCGCTTGAGGTCTCGCCGCTGCGCGGCACGACCCAGCCGATGTCGCGCCTGCGCAAGGTGCTCGCCGAGCGGGCGGTCGCGTCCATGCAGGCCACGGCCCAGCTGACGACCGTCGTCGAGGTGGATGTCACGAAGGTCGCCTCGTACCGCGACCGGGTCAAGGCCGAGTTCCAGGAGAAGACCGGCGACAAGCTGTCGTTCCTGCCCTTCTTCGTGCTGGCTGCGGCAGAGGCCCTGCAGGCCTACCCCGTGATCAACTCGACGGTGGACGGCGAGAGCATCGTCTACCCGCCGACGGAGAACATCTCGATCGCCGTCGACACCGAGCGCGGTCTGCTCACCCCGGTGGTGCGTGACGTCGCGGGGAAGAACCTCGCCCAGATCGCGCACGAGATCGCCGACCTCGCCGCTCGCACGCGCAACAACAAGCTCAAGCCCGACGAGCTGGCCGGCGGCACCTTCACGGTCACCAACACCGGGTCGCGCGGCGCACTGTTCGACACCCCGCTGGTGTTCCTCCCGCAGTCGGCGATCCTGGGCACCGGCACCGTCGTCAAGCGCCCCGGCGTGGTCAGCGTCGACGGGAAGGACGCCATCTCGGTGCGCTCCTACGTCTACCTCGCGCTGTCGTACGACCACCGCGTGGTCGACGGCGCGGATGCGGCGCGCTTCCTCTCGGCGGTCAAGAACCGCCTCGAAGCCGCACAGTTCGAGGGCAACCTCGGCATCTGA
- a CDS encoding DUF4191 domain-containing protein — MAARSSAPEKRPGFFSQLRTLFRFTREAYRWLPYALIGVLLAGIALGIGVGFLIPPVAVWSIILWGVTGLMAGALGAMITMTRLSTKAMYRKIDGMPGAAGHVLSTGLGRKWSASEMPVGVNPRTQEAVYRAVGRGGVVIIGEGARGRLTRLVNDERSKVQRVASGVPVHVFYVGHGPDEVPIKDLASTIKALPKKIDRATMAAVIKRIDSISQSVTSLPIPKGVDPTKVRAPRPR, encoded by the coding sequence ATGGCCGCTCGCAGTTCCGCACCCGAGAAGCGCCCCGGCTTCTTCTCGCAGCTCCGTACCCTCTTCCGGTTCACGCGCGAGGCCTACCGCTGGCTTCCCTACGCGCTGATCGGTGTCCTGCTGGCCGGCATCGCCCTCGGCATCGGGGTGGGCTTCCTCATCCCGCCGGTCGCGGTGTGGAGCATCATCCTGTGGGGCGTCACGGGCCTCATGGCCGGTGCGCTGGGCGCCATGATCACCATGACCCGCCTGTCGACCAAGGCGATGTACCGCAAGATCGACGGAATGCCCGGTGCAGCCGGGCACGTCCTGTCGACGGGGCTCGGGCGCAAGTGGAGCGCCTCGGAGATGCCCGTCGGGGTGAACCCCCGAACCCAGGAGGCGGTCTACCGCGCCGTGGGACGAGGCGGTGTCGTCATCATCGGCGAAGGCGCACGCGGGCGCCTCACGCGCCTGGTGAACGATGAGCGTTCGAAGGTGCAGCGCGTCGCCTCCGGCGTGCCCGTGCACGTCTTCTACGTCGGGCACGGACCCGACGAGGTGCCCATCAAAGACCTGGCCTCCACGATCAAGGCGCTGCCGAAGAAGATCGACCGCGCCACGATGGCCGCGGTGATCAAGCGCATCGACTCGATCTCGCAATCGGTCACGTCGCTGCCGATCCCCAAGGGTGTCGACCCGACCAAGGTCCGCGCCCCGCGCCCCCGCTGA
- a CDS encoding RDD family protein produces the protein MPDELPADSYPGERLGLPAHGSGSLAPLGRRVLAIIVDWTCAVVISIAFFSYDALATSTIFVIVQILFIPTIGGSPGHRLFGMRVQRVPSGWPGLWRPVVRSVLLALVIPAVIWDADNRGMHDKAAGTVLVRA, from the coding sequence ATGCCCGACGAACTGCCCGCCGACTCCTACCCAGGCGAGCGTCTGGGGCTGCCCGCCCATGGCAGCGGCAGTCTCGCTCCGCTGGGCCGACGGGTGCTCGCGATCATCGTCGACTGGACGTGCGCGGTGGTCATCTCGATCGCGTTCTTCTCGTATGACGCGCTCGCGACCTCGACGATCTTCGTCATCGTGCAGATCCTCTTCATCCCGACCATCGGCGGAAGCCCCGGGCACCGCCTGTTCGGGATGCGGGTGCAGCGGGTTCCGAGCGGGTGGCCGGGACTGTGGCGTCCGGTCGTGCGGTCGGTGCTGCTGGCGCTGGTCATCCCCGCTGTCATCTGGGACGCAGACAACCGCGGCATGCATGACAAGGCCGCCGGCACCGTGCTCGTTCGCGCCTGA